The following proteins are co-located in the Malus sylvestris chromosome 13, drMalSylv7.2, whole genome shotgun sequence genome:
- the LOC126596792 gene encoding uncharacterized protein LOC126596792 has product MTKLFEDPPQHRVDPLEAASPSVDMNEDGSPTIQQTRVENPTPSESSLPRAMGRNKARRLREKGKANADYAAQHEVVASFRLLVEQNALEAEERKCRHEERAKQIQEEMDDKNMERNTSNYTPMSKAYFDRKKKKIMSRRQLFTSNYTPTMADDEDDIDYGY; this is encoded by the exons ATGACGAA gttatttgaagatccacctcaacatagagtGGATCCTTTGGAAGCTGCATCACCATCTGtagatatgaatgaagatggatctcctaccattcaacaaacaagggtagaaaatccgacTCCGTCCGAAAGTTCTttacctagggctatgggacgaaacaaggcccgaaggttgagggaaaagggcaaggcaaatgctgattacgccgctcaacatgaagtggTGGCCTCATTTCGATTACTGGTGGAGCAAAATGCCCTTGAGGCGGAAGAAAGGAAGTGTAGACATGAAGAAcgagccaaacaaatacaagaagagatggatgataagaatatggaaaggaacacttcgaattacactccaatgagtaaggcctattttgataggaaaaaaaaaaaaattatgtctcGGCGGCAATTGTTTACCTCTaactatactcctacaatggcggaCGATGAAGATGATattgattatggatattaa
- the LOC126596135 gene encoding probable inactive receptor kinase At1g27190, producing MKAILVMVSLLLVNSFLPCYSLEDDVACLEGVKSSLTDPEGRLGQWDLANRSVASICKLVGVSCWNEKENRLISLQLPSMELVGMLPESLKFCHSLQSLDLSGNALSGSIPPQICNWLPYLVTLDLSGNALSGSIPPEIVNCKFLNTLILNDNRLSGSLPYELGRLDRLKKLSVANNDLTGTIPPDLSKFEKDDFDGNGGLCGKPLGLKCGGLSSKSLGIIIAAGAVGAAGSLILGLGIWWWFFVRAGRKKRSFGDGVGGGEKSEGGWVGLLKSHQAIQVSLFQKPIVKVRLADLLAATNSFDSQNIVISTRTGVSYKAVLPDGSAMAIKRLNACKLGEKQFRSEMNRLGQLRHPNLVPLLGFCVVEEEKLLVYKHMYNGTLHSQLHGSGNVNSQYGFLDWPTRLRIGVGAARGLAWLHHACQPPYMHQNISSNVILLDYDFEARITDFGLAKLVASRDSNDSSFVNGDLGEFGYVAPEYSSTMVASLKGDVYGFGVVLLELVTGQKPLEISNVVERFKGNLVDWVNHLSNTGRSMDAIDNVLTGKGHDDEILQFMRIACTCVVSRPKDRPSMYQVCESLKSFAEKHGFSKQYDEFPLVYGKPVPES from the coding sequence ATGAAGGCCATTTTGGTCATGGTCTCCCTCTTGCTCGTCAACTCCTTCCTCCCCTGCTACTCCCTCGAAGACGACGTCGCATGCCTCGAGGGAGTGAAGTCCTCGCTCACTGACCCAGAAGGGCGGCTGGGCCAATGGGACCTCGCCAACAGGTCGGTGGCCTCTATCTGCAAGCTGGTCGGCGTTTCCTGCTGGAATGAGAAGGAGAATCGCCTCATCAGCCTCCAGCTCCCGTCGATGGAGCTCGTCGGAATGCTCCCGGAGTCTCTCAAGTTCTGCCACAGCCTCCAGAGTTTAGACCTGTCCGGTAACGCTCTCTCCGGTTCGATTCCTCCTCAAATCTGCAACTGGCTTCCTTACCTCGTAACACTGGATCTCTCCGGCAACGCTCTCTCCGGTTCCATCCCGCCGGAGATCGTCAATTGTAAGTTCCTCAACACTCTAATTTTGAACGATAATCGCCTCTCCGGTTCTTTGCCCTACGAGCTCGGCCGGCTTGATAGGCTGAAGAAATTGTCCGTCGCTAATAACGACTTAACTGGTACGATTCCGCCGGATTTGTCGAAATTCGAGAAGGATGATTTCGATGGGAACGGTGGTCTTTGTGGGAAGCCTCTGGGGTTGAAATGTGGTGGATTGAGCAGCAAAAGCCTCGGCATTATAATCGCCGCCGGTGCTGTTGGTGCTGCCGGGTCTCTGATTTTGGGATTGGGCATTTGGTGGTGGTTTTTCGTCAGGGCGGGTCGGAAAAAGCGAAGCTTTGGTGATGGTGTTGGCGGTGGTGAAAAGAGTGAGGGTGGCTGGGTTGGGTTATTGAAGTCTCACCAGGCTATTCAGGTGTCCCTGTTTCAAAAACCCATTGTGAAAGTCCGGTTGGCGGATTTGTTGGCCGCCACCAACAGTTTCGACTCCCAAAACATTGTCATTTCTACGAGGACCGGTGTTTCTTACAAGGCTGTGCTACCTGATGGGTCGGCAATGGCGATTAAGCGGCTCAATGCGTGTAAGCTTGGTGAGAAACAGTTTAGGTCGGAGATGAATAGGTTGGGGCAGCTCAGGCATCCAAATTTGGtgcctttgttggggttttGTGTTGTGGAGGAAGAGAAGCTTTTGGTGTATAAGCACATGTACAATGGCACGTTACACTCTCAGTTGCATGGAAGTGGTAATGTGAATAGCCAGTATGGTTTTTTGGATTGGCCGACTCGGCTAAGGATTGGTGTAGGTGCGGCCAGAGGGCTTGCCTGGCTTCACCATGCATGTCAGCCGCCTTATATGCATCAGAACATTAGCTCGAATGTGATTCTTCTTGACTATGATTTTGAAGCTCGCATAACGGATTTTGGGCTGGCAAAGCTGGTGGCTTCTCGTGATTCCAATGACAGTTCGTTCGTAAATGGGGATTTGGGAGAGTTTGGTTATGTGGCTCCTGAGTACTCGAGCACAATGGTGGCATCGTTGAAGGGGGATGTGTATGGATTTGGGGTGGTTCTTTTGGAATTGGTGACTGGACAGAAGCCGCTTGAAATCAGTAATGTAGTGGAAAGATTCAAGGGGAACTTGGTGGACTGGGTGAATCATTTATCAAACACTGGTCGAAGTATGGATGCCATTGACAATGTCTTAACCGGGAAAGGTCACGATGATGAGATTTTGCAGTTTATGAGGATTGCTTGTACTTGTGTTGTTTCTAGGCCAAAGGATAGGCCTTCCATGTACCAGGTTTGCGAGTCATTGAAGAGTTTTGCTGAGAAACACGGCTTCTCCAAACAGTATGATGAATTTCCGTTAGTGTATGGCAAACCTGTTCCTGAATCCTGA